The following proteins are co-located in the Procambarus clarkii isolate CNS0578487 chromosome 16, FALCON_Pclarkii_2.0, whole genome shotgun sequence genome:
- the LOC138365317 gene encoding myosin heavy chain, clone 203-like, which translates to MEIINYVRGSKRKRSEHHYSNDAPTKKQKYSNGAADIKTFYKGRTGLQNHRDNSSRIQEYWNRKTEIPKRCNEEQKHWNKSSYSNVAADIQTFYRGRTELRNHRDNSSRKQEYWNRKTEIPKPYNAEQKHWNKSPYSNVAVDIQTFSRGRTGLRNHRDRSFRIQEYWNREAEIPKPYNEEQKHWNKSSYSNVAADVQTFSKGRTGLRKHRDRSFRIQEYWNKEAEIPKPCNEEQKHRDKSSYSNEAADIQNFTKRRTGLQNHRDKSFRIQEYWNREAEIPKPSNEVQKHRNKSSEIQKFCNEISKEQKNRDKLSDIQKYRDKSSEIQKKFNKSSEIQKKFNKSSEIQKSCNEVYILLDKSSELQKQRDKSSELQKQKDKSSEVMNHRDKSSELQKDQDKLSEVQKRQDKSSEIQKHRDKSSEIQKHRHKLSEIQKPCKGASEVQKHKNKSSEIQKSCNGSSEVQKHLDKSSEIQKPSIEASEIQKPTLDTNEFPIGLLIDLRKAFNTVNHNYYLNFNHYGIQGLALDYIRSSQ; encoded by the exons ATGGAAATAATTAATTACGTGCGCGGCTCCAAGAGAAAACGGAGTGAGCATCACTACAGCAATGACGCTccgacaaaaaaacaaaaatacagcaatgGAGCAGCTGATATAAAAACATTCTACAAAGGACGCACTGGATTACAGAACCACCGGGATAACTCATCTAGAATACAGGAATactggaatagaaaaactgaaataccgaaacgctgcaatgaagaacagaagcactggaataaatcatcatacagcaatgtaGCAGCTGATATACAAACATTCTACAGAGGACGCACAGAATTACGGAACCACCGGGATAACTCATCTAGAAAACAGGAATactggaatagaaaaactgaaatACCGAAACCCTACAATGCAGAACAGAAGCACTGGAATAAATCACCATACAGCAATGTAGCAGTTGATATTCAAACATTCTCCAGAGGACGCACTGGATTACGGAACCACCGGGATAGATCATTTAGAATACAGGAATACTGGAATAGAGAAGCTGAAATACCGAAACCCTACAATGAAGAACAGAAGCACTGGAataaatcatcatacagcaatgtaGCAGCTGATGTACAAACATTCTCCAAAGGACGCACTGGATTACGGAAACACCGGGATAGATCATTTAGAATACAAGAATACTGGAATAAAGAAGCTGAAATACCGAAACCCTGCAATGAAGAACAGAAGCACCGGGataaatcatcatacagcaatgaagcagcTGATATACAAAACTTCACCAAAAGACGCACTGGATTACAGAACCACCGGGATAAATCATTTAGAATACAAGAATACTGGAATAGAGAAGCTGAAATACCGAAACCCAGCAATGAAGTGCAGAAGCACCGgaataaatcatctgaaatacagaaattcTGTAACGAAATTTCTAAAGAACAGAAAAACCGGGATAAGTTATCTGATATACAGAAATACCgagataaatcatctgaaatacagaaaaaattcaataaatcatctgaaatacagaaaaaattcaataaatcatctgaaatacagaaatccTGCAATGAAGTATACATACTCCTGGATAAATCATCTGAATTACAGAAACAAAGGGATAAATCATCTGAGTTACAGAAACAAAAGGATAAATCATCTGAGGTAATGAATCACCGAGATAAATCATCTGAATTACAAAAAGACCAGGATAAATTATCTGAAGTACAGAAACGCCaggataaatcatctgaaatacagaaacaccGGGATAAATCATCCGAAATACAGAAACACCGGCATAAATTATCGGAAATACAGAAACCCTGTAAGGGAGCATCTGAAGTACAGAAACACAAgaataaatcatctgaaatacagaaatccTGTAATGGATCATCTGAGGTACAGAAACACCtggataaatcatctgaaatacagaaacccagcattgaagcatctgaaatacagaaaccca cccttgacacaaATGAGTTCCCGATTGGACtcctcattgacctgagaaaggcctttaatactgtaaaccataactactACTTAAACTTCAACCACTATGGTATCCaaggccttgccctggactatattcGTTCCTCTCAGTAA